One genomic window of Leptospira paudalimensis includes the following:
- a CDS encoding LIC11874 family lipoprotein: protein MFRFFPFLLLFCYGCFEYEETILFRKMSSGTVEITYTVPLKKDSNESLIKFLPTSKEEILISVKKKSNNNLQVRDFTFRELEKSETTDMYFKRKGKVSYKLDFEDPVHLEGVLIGTFSIKQKPRSLTVKRDFPNLTDNAILDSSAGEKKIISETSRLLREGKIQFKVLFPKDSECSSNRGFIGLGNLVYQIPLQETLENPDTKTWEYKIRFF from the coding sequence GTGTTTCGTTTTTTTCCATTTTTACTCCTTTTCTGTTATGGTTGTTTTGAATACGAAGAGACCATTCTCTTTCGTAAAATGAGTTCTGGAACGGTTGAAATTACTTACACGGTTCCACTTAAAAAGGATTCTAACGAATCCCTAATTAAATTTTTACCCACTTCGAAAGAAGAAATCCTAATATCTGTTAAAAAGAAATCGAATAACAATTTACAAGTAAGAGATTTTACGTTTCGAGAATTAGAAAAATCAGAAACAACGGATATGTATTTCAAACGAAAAGGAAAAGTTTCTTATAAATTGGACTTTGAAGATCCCGTTCATCTTGAAGGTGTTCTTATTGGTACATTTTCGATCAAACAAAAACCAAGATCTTTGACTGTCAAACGTGACTTCCCGAATCTCACGGACAATGCAATTCTTGATTCCAGTGCTGGAGAGAAAAAAATCATATCGGAAACATCACGGTTGTTAAGGGAAGGAAAAATCCAATTTAAAGTTTTATTCCCTAAAGATTCTGAATGTAGTTCCAATCGTGGTTTTATTGGACTTGGTAATTTGGTCTACCAAATCCCTTTACAAGAAACGTTAGAAAATCCAGATACAAAAACCTGGGAATACAAAATCCGTTTTTTTTGA
- a CDS encoding CheR family methyltransferase — MDFRTSLNTIGDAEFEFIKNLVYKQAGIFLAPHKKIMVQSRLNARLRTLGIQSFEDYVAKLKMDQNFATQEMQELINRITTNKTDFFRENHHFEFLKNDYFPQLEKEAAESGSAKTLRIWCSASSTGEEPYSIAITVYDYFQNKPGWNCKIYASDIDTQVLNTAKKGVYRDDRLEPVSETLKKKHFNQFTEKDHVFYEVKPHLKALVDFRQINLLHFPFPITDKLDLIFCRNVVIYFDKPTQKTLFQNFEVSLKPKGYLILGHSETMFGISDQFKFLGHTIYQKKV, encoded by the coding sequence TTGGACTTTCGAACATCTTTAAACACAATCGGTGATGCCGAGTTTGAATTCATCAAAAATTTAGTGTACAAACAAGCAGGAATTTTCCTTGCTCCGCACAAAAAAATCATGGTGCAGTCCAGACTTAACGCGAGGTTACGTACACTCGGAATCCAAAGTTTTGAGGATTACGTGGCTAAACTCAAAATGGATCAAAATTTTGCGACCCAAGAGATGCAAGAACTCATCAATCGCATAACAACGAATAAAACTGATTTTTTTCGTGAGAACCACCATTTTGAATTTTTAAAAAATGATTATTTCCCTCAGCTGGAAAAAGAAGCCGCCGAATCGGGGTCAGCAAAAACCTTACGGATCTGGTGTTCTGCATCCTCCACAGGAGAGGAACCTTATTCGATTGCAATCACTGTGTATGATTATTTTCAAAACAAACCAGGTTGGAATTGTAAAATTTATGCATCAGACATTGATACCCAAGTACTCAACACTGCCAAAAAAGGTGTGTACCGGGATGATCGATTGGAACCAGTTTCCGAAACATTGAAGAAAAAACACTTCAACCAATTCACTGAAAAAGACCATGTCTTTTATGAAGTAAAACCTCACTTAAAGGCACTGGTTGACTTTCGTCAAATTAACCTATTGCATTTTCCTTTTCCCATTACGGACAAACTCGACTTAATCTTTTGCAGGAATGTTGTGATTTATTTTGACAAACCAACTCAAAAAACATTGTTCCAGAATTTTGAAGTCAGTTTAAAACCAAAAGGGTATTTGATTTTAGGACATTCCGAGACAATGTTTGGAATCTCTGACCAATTCAAATTTTTGGGTCATACGATTTACCAGAAAAAAGTGTAA
- a CDS encoding UDP-N-acetylmuramoyl-L-alanyl-D-glutamate--2,6-diaminopimelate ligase — protein sequence MKLIDILKKIPEIKLIRGEGDFEVHYVWADSRKLTSKDIFVLPLGNDDVLESYLQMAHKLGCQVVLVSKRNLKLNGLSLFTTVLESEEPLGDLHGKLASLLLGYPSKKLKIIGITGTNGKTSLTFILFHIAKKLGKKVALIGTVQIQILDRILESGYTTPDASSLNLLLKEMVEEGVEYVFMEMSSHGLKLGRVSGIEITCAGFTNLTQDHLDFHESMDDYFESKFKIFQLLEQSSVKNKFGLVAGDVSFGDKMIQRIREANLKSPIYILGKSGEFHYSNTKLSLLGSEYRFHKKEKNLPFIEVRTVHTNLLGNFNVFNTAFAMSIAYELGFPWDDVVKAVDTIPTVPGRFHVVPYPDKSRIAVVDYAHTPDALENILKSCVEIRPKQIICLFGCGGNRDRTKRPQMAKIAETLADFVILTSDNPRTENPETILDEIEAGFSRGFKRYEKITDRSTAIRRAVSLLEKDGILVVAGKGHETYQILGKEKIKFVDFEEIENAFLNLNT from the coding sequence ATGAAACTCATTGATATCCTAAAAAAAATTCCAGAGATTAAACTCATAAGAGGAGAAGGTGACTTTGAAGTTCACTATGTTTGGGCTGACAGTCGCAAACTAACCTCCAAGGATATTTTTGTCCTTCCTTTGGGTAATGATGATGTATTAGAATCATATTTACAAATGGCTCACAAGTTAGGTTGCCAAGTCGTTCTGGTCTCCAAACGAAATTTAAAACTAAATGGACTCAGTTTATTTACCACAGTATTGGAATCAGAAGAACCGTTAGGTGATTTACATGGAAAATTAGCATCCTTACTTCTGGGTTATCCTTCCAAAAAATTGAAAATCATAGGTATCACTGGTACAAATGGAAAAACTTCCTTAACCTTTATTTTGTTCCATATCGCTAAAAAATTAGGTAAAAAAGTTGCTCTCATTGGTACTGTCCAAATTCAAATTTTAGATCGTATTTTAGAATCGGGTTATACAACACCAGATGCTTCTTCTCTTAACTTATTACTCAAAGAGATGGTAGAAGAAGGTGTAGAATATGTTTTCATGGAGATGAGTAGCCATGGATTAAAACTGGGAAGGGTTTCAGGTATTGAAATTACTTGTGCAGGATTTACGAATTTAACCCAGGACCATTTAGACTTTCATGAAAGTATGGATGATTATTTTGAAAGTAAGTTTAAAATCTTTCAATTACTCGAACAGTCATCGGTAAAAAATAAATTTGGTCTTGTCGCTGGCGATGTATCCTTTGGTGACAAAATGATCCAAAGGATAAGAGAAGCTAATTTAAAATCACCCATCTATATCCTAGGAAAATCTGGAGAATTTCATTATAGTAACACAAAACTTTCGTTACTTGGAAGTGAATACAGATTCCATAAAAAGGAAAAAAATCTCCCTTTTATCGAGGTGAGAACGGTTCACACAAACTTACTCGGTAATTTTAATGTTTTTAATACAGCATTTGCAATGTCCATTGCATACGAACTTGGATTTCCATGGGATGATGTGGTCAAAGCTGTCGATACAATCCCTACAGTTCCTGGACGTTTCCATGTAGTTCCTTATCCAGACAAATCTCGCATAGCAGTAGTAGATTATGCCCATACACCAGATGCATTGGAGAATATCTTAAAGAGTTGTGTAGAAATTCGACCGAAACAAATCATTTGTTTGTTTGGTTGTGGTGGTAATCGTGACCGAACAAAACGTCCACAAATGGCAAAAATTGCCGAAACCTTAGCTGATTTTGTCATTTTAACATCAGACAACCCAAGAACCGAAAATCCCGAAACAATTCTCGATGAGATTGAAGCAGGTTTTTCACGTGGTTTCAAACGGTATGAAAAAATTACAGACCGAAGCACTGCAATTAGGCGAGCAGTTTCCTTGTTAGAAAAGGATGGAATTTTGGTTGTCGCAGGTAAAGGTCACGAGACCTATCAAATTCTCGGAAAAGAGAAAATTAAGTTCGTTGATTTTGAAGAAATAGAAAATGCATTTTTAAATTTAAACACCTAA
- the murC gene encoding UDP-N-acetylmuramate--L-alanine ligase — protein MMKGPILFLGIGGSGMSSLAHMALDLNIPVIGYDQKNSEITDYLKERGVVLYHSIEEIPLNGIQMVAYSSAINDKHKEVFNRIKEQNIPLKHRSEFMHLLVSKQKSISVAGSHGKTSTTTMVSQILTEMGLNPTIMIGGDTSLLQKRGGKIGTGEYAVYESDESDGTFLKHKANFRLLTNIDNDHLDYYHTREKLEQAFLTYMGFDVAGEVVLFARDPGITSVLRSNYKSILFDSEFRLNLLVTKEQTHEEWFQYFVSNYKSQTTVIEYEIKADCLHFVFENEKYSLTLPYPGVHYLTNGLVALTCALKLGITPSKSIEILSRYIGVKRRQEILGNWNGVTVIDDYGHHPTEIQMVIRSLKDKNKAIGKLHVIFQPHRYTRTKLLLNDLANSLTGADFVYLLPIYSAGETPIEGISSMSFFPLLDKNKTVFLPGLIEEDLMEIQSKLQKGDFLLCLGAGNVRDWGTYLLNAKN, from the coding sequence ATGATGAAGGGACCTATCTTATTTTTAGGAATTGGTGGAAGTGGAATGTCGAGTTTAGCCCATATGGCACTTGATTTAAATATCCCAGTCATAGGATACGATCAAAAAAATTCTGAAATTACTGATTATTTAAAAGAACGCGGGGTGGTTTTATATCATTCGATTGAAGAAATTCCATTGAATGGAATTCAGATGGTTGCCTATAGTTCTGCCATCAATGATAAACACAAAGAAGTATTCAATCGTATCAAAGAACAGAACATTCCTTTGAAACATCGATCTGAGTTTATGCACTTACTTGTGTCCAAACAAAAATCCATCTCCGTCGCCGGTAGCCATGGCAAAACTTCCACAACAACCATGGTATCTCAAATTTTGACAGAAATGGGACTAAATCCAACAATCATGATTGGTGGTGATACTAGTTTGTTACAAAAAAGAGGTGGGAAAATTGGAACTGGTGAATACGCAGTTTATGAATCAGATGAATCAGATGGTACTTTTTTAAAACACAAAGCCAATTTCCGTCTGCTTACCAATATCGATAATGATCACTTGGATTACTATCATACTCGAGAAAAACTGGAACAAGCATTCCTAACTTATATGGGATTTGATGTTGCTGGAGAAGTTGTTTTATTTGCTCGTGACCCTGGTATCACATCTGTTTTGAGATCAAATTATAAATCGATTCTATTTGATTCAGAATTTCGTCTCAATCTCCTCGTAACAAAAGAACAAACTCATGAAGAATGGTTTCAATATTTTGTATCAAACTACAAATCTCAAACCACTGTGATTGAATATGAAATCAAAGCTGATTGTTTGCACTTTGTTTTTGAAAATGAAAAATATTCACTTACCTTACCTTATCCAGGAGTCCATTATTTAACCAATGGACTTGTTGCTCTCACTTGTGCGTTAAAACTAGGAATTACTCCATCAAAGTCGATTGAAATCCTTTCTCGATACATTGGAGTCAAAAGAAGACAAGAAATTCTAGGAAATTGGAATGGTGTCACTGTCATAGATGATTATGGCCATCATCCGACAGAGATTCAAATGGTGATCCGATCCTTAAAAGATAAAAATAAGGCAATTGGAAAACTCCATGTTATATTTCAACCACATCGGTATACTAGAACCAAATTATTGTTAAATGATCTTGCCAATTCACTAACGGGTGCAGATTTTGTATACCTATTACCCATTTATTCTGCTGGTGAAACTCCAATTGAAGGGATTTCTTCGATGAGTTTTTTTCCATTATTAGACAAAAACAAAACAGTTTTTTTGCCTGGTCTCATAGAAGAAGATTTAATGGAAATCCAATCTAAATTGCAGAAAGGTGATTTCCTTCTTTGTTTGGGAGCCGGAAACGTGAGAGATTGGGGAACTTATCTATTAAACGCTAAAAACTAA
- a CDS encoding HIT family protein, with the protein MSSYEEHSLRKNLFSVGKLGYAKGDRPNVECILCGVRDKNEIVPNLTIAETDLSIVSINLFPYNPGHIIIFPKRHIISYLELTNEEALDIHVLTQKTMRILEKQWKVQGFNTGYNLGKNSGGSIPHIHEHIVPRFPNEAGFLDVLSNTRIVIYEPYQMWEDLKTLWSKEET; encoded by the coding sequence ATGAGTTCCTATGAAGAACATTCCCTACGAAAAAACCTCTTTAGTGTTGGCAAATTAGGTTATGCCAAAGGGGACAGACCCAATGTGGAATGTATCCTTTGTGGTGTCAGAGACAAAAACGAAATCGTCCCCAACTTAACCATTGCGGAAACGGATCTCTCCATCGTATCCATCAATTTATTTCCGTACAATCCTGGACATATCATCATATTCCCAAAACGCCATATCATCAGTTATTTGGAACTAACGAATGAAGAGGCTTTGGACATCCACGTTCTCACCCAAAAAACCATGAGGATTTTAGAAAAACAATGGAAGGTACAAGGTTTTAACACTGGATACAACCTTGGAAAAAACAGCGGAGGATCCATCCCTCATATCCATGAGCACATTGTTCCTAGGTTTCCCAATGAAGCAGGATTTTTAGATGTTCTCTCCAATACAAGGATCGTCATCTATGAACCCTATCAAATGTGGGAAGACCTAAAAACTCTTTGGTCGAAGGAAGAAACGTAA
- a CDS encoding menaquinone biosynthetic enzyme MqnA/MqnD family protein gives MKIGIVKHLNARPLTLYFEKSPEFTPVYENPSVLIELLKQGELDCALVSSIECERNKDQFDYTKIVGVCARDVVRSVLFFQNQMEPGIPNVVYTDKGSRSSVCLLQCLFHLEYGKKIEVIPTDAKEISKMMDSGIGSHLLFGDHALLQTPIDGYRAIDLAEWWNRITGLYFCFAFWAYPKRKEWDNQIFLKALEYGLKELPTIISEEKRLPIAITERYLKQELHYIPEKKNLDGFALFIETAKGLGLL, from the coding sequence TTGAAGATTGGTATCGTAAAACACCTAAATGCGCGTCCACTTACCCTTTATTTTGAAAAGTCTCCTGAATTTACCCCTGTGTACGAGAACCCAAGTGTCCTCATTGAACTACTCAAACAGGGAGAACTCGACTGTGCCCTTGTTTCTTCCATTGAATGTGAACGAAACAAGGACCAATTTGATTACACAAAGATTGTAGGAGTTTGTGCTCGTGATGTTGTTCGTTCTGTTTTGTTCTTTCAAAATCAAATGGAACCCGGGATTCCCAATGTAGTGTATACAGACAAAGGTTCCAGATCCAGTGTATGTCTATTACAATGTTTATTCCATTTGGAATATGGGAAAAAAATAGAAGTGATCCCAACCGATGCAAAGGAAATTTCCAAAATGATGGATTCTGGGATTGGTTCCCACTTATTGTTTGGTGACCATGCCCTTTTGCAAACACCTATCGATGGATACCGCGCCATTGACCTTGCCGAATGGTGGAATCGAATCACAGGACTTTATTTTTGTTTTGCGTTTTGGGCTTATCCAAAGCGAAAAGAATGGGACAACCAAATCTTTTTAAAAGCACTCGAGTATGGACTGAAAGAACTTCCAACCATCATCAGTGAAGAAAAACGCCTTCCCATCGCCATAACAGAGCGTTATCTCAAACAAGAGTTACATTATATCCCTGAGAAAAAAAATTTAGATGGGTTTGCCTTATTCATTGAAACCGCAAAAGGATTAGGCCTACTCTAA
- the mraY gene encoding phospho-N-acetylmuramoyl-pentapeptide-transferase produces MFQWIYETFGNDYGFLRVFSYVTLRAMMAGLTSMFITFIFGKSLISFLLSLKFRESVRNDGPQSHATKSGTPTMGGLIMILSLTISTLLWGNLSNLNVILLLISAILFAGLGFTDDYMKSVKKIKGGMRARTKFVVTILFAVTITTLYFYYTGKSNTNPQKGIIFTITDLFLPFVKGPVWNLGIFAVPFAILVLIGSSHAVNLTDGLDGLASGTVVISTATFALISYVSGTPSAANYLHIPYLPGSHEYSVFLAGLSGALLGFLWFNCHPAQVFMGDTGSLFLGSTLGLVAIMLKKEILLVILGGIFVAEAVSVILQVGSFKLTGKRIFKMAPLHHHFELSGWSEEKVVIRFWIIGIILAIITLSTLKIQ; encoded by the coding sequence ATGTTCCAATGGATTTATGAAACATTTGGCAATGATTATGGTTTTTTAAGAGTTTTTAGTTATGTGACTCTACGTGCGATGATGGCTGGGCTTACGTCTATGTTTATCACTTTTATTTTTGGAAAATCACTCATTTCCTTTTTATTATCCTTAAAATTCCGTGAATCAGTGAGAAATGATGGGCCACAGTCCCATGCAACCAAATCGGGAACACCTACAATGGGTGGATTGATTATGATTTTATCATTAACCATCTCAACATTGTTATGGGGTAATTTGTCCAACTTAAACGTCATTTTACTTTTAATCTCTGCCATACTATTTGCTGGACTTGGTTTTACAGATGATTATATGAAGTCTGTTAAAAAAATTAAAGGAGGAATGAGAGCAAGAACCAAATTTGTTGTGACTATCCTCTTTGCAGTGACAATCACTACCTTATACTTCTATTATACTGGTAAATCCAATACAAATCCACAAAAAGGAATCATTTTCACAATCACTGATTTATTTTTACCTTTTGTGAAGGGTCCAGTTTGGAATTTGGGTATTTTCGCTGTTCCTTTCGCAATACTAGTGTTAATCGGTAGTTCTCATGCAGTAAATTTAACGGATGGTCTAGATGGGTTGGCATCTGGAACAGTTGTGATTTCAACTGCCACTTTTGCCTTGATTTCATACGTATCAGGCACTCCTTCTGCTGCCAATTATTTGCACATTCCTTATCTACCAGGTTCTCACGAATACTCTGTTTTTCTTGCTGGACTTTCTGGTGCTTTACTTGGTTTTTTATGGTTCAATTGCCATCCCGCACAGGTGTTTATGGGAGATACAGGATCTTTGTTTTTAGGTTCAACCCTTGGGCTTGTCGCCATTATGTTAAAGAAGGAAATTTTACTCGTGATTCTTGGCGGAATTTTTGTGGCTGAAGCGGTCAGTGTGATTCTGCAAGTAGGATCATTTAAATTAACGGGAAAACGAATTTTTAAAATGGCTCCTCTCCACCATCATTTTGAACTCTCAGGTTGGTCAGAAGAAAAAGTGGTGATCCGATTTTGGATCATAGGGATCATTCTTGCGATCATCACTCTCTCAACTTTAAAAATCCAATAA
- a CDS encoding FtsW/RodA/SpoVE family cell cycle protein — MEIFRSIRNLLRFGSSRFDGPMLFFMFLLFGMGIIVMFSASVIPAEREFSDSYYYLRKQLLWGAVGVVLFLIFCQIPYQFLVKWSFVFSLLSLLLLIAVFIPGLGKSVGTSYGRSFNRWIQIAGFQIQPSEFSKISILLFASYFFYNFDFKKIKWDQKKIISLVVIFLTLLLIVIEPAFGTTVELLLVLFFFVLLAGFPMKRLFILGASVIPLLVVLVTQVGYRKKRLEIWLDPYKFRFDEGHQLVTSFRAFFDGGTSGKAIGTGYAHRYLAYSHTDFVLSSYVEDFGFVGFCFFLLVVLFLMVRIFLLLQRTKDKLGYFLGAGILILFGFQTILNLFVITGIVPVTGISLPFLSYGGSSLLTIFILFGILANITCKENLVV; from the coding sequence ATGGAAATATTTCGTTCCATACGAAATTTATTACGTTTTGGTTCGTCTCGTTTTGATGGACCAATGTTATTTTTCATGTTTTTACTATTTGGAATGGGAATCATTGTGATGTTCAGTGCTTCTGTGATCCCAGCTGAAAGAGAGTTTTCTGATTCCTATTATTACTTAAGAAAACAATTGTTATGGGGTGCAGTAGGAGTAGTTTTATTTCTAATTTTTTGCCAAATACCATACCAATTTTTGGTTAAATGGTCTTTTGTTTTTTCTCTCCTTAGTCTATTATTACTAATAGCAGTTTTCATACCTGGATTGGGTAAGTCTGTAGGAACCAGCTATGGACGTAGTTTTAACCGTTGGATCCAAATTGCAGGATTTCAAATCCAACCTTCTGAATTTTCGAAGATTAGTATTTTACTCTTTGCATCTTACTTCTTCTATAACTTTGATTTTAAAAAGATCAAATGGGATCAAAAGAAGATCATCTCCCTAGTTGTTATCTTTTTAACTTTACTGCTCATTGTCATTGAACCTGCATTTGGTACCACAGTTGAATTGTTACTTGTTCTATTTTTCTTTGTCTTGTTAGCTGGTTTCCCCATGAAACGTTTGTTTATTTTAGGTGCATCAGTGATTCCACTTTTAGTTGTACTTGTGACACAAGTGGGTTATCGTAAAAAACGACTCGAGATATGGCTCGACCCTTATAAGTTTCGGTTTGATGAAGGACACCAATTGGTGACAAGTTTTCGGGCTTTTTTTGATGGTGGTACCAGCGGAAAAGCGATTGGTACAGGTTATGCTCACAGGTATTTAGCATACAGCCATACAGATTTTGTATTGTCTTCCTATGTGGAAGATTTTGGTTTTGTTGGATTTTGTTTTTTTCTTTTAGTTGTTTTGTTTTTGATGGTTCGAATTTTTTTACTCTTACAAAGGACCAAGGATAAACTGGGATACTTTTTAGGTGCGGGAATTCTGATTTTATTCGGATTCCAAACCATTTTAAACTTATTTGTGATCACAGGAATTGTGCCTGTAACGGGAATTTCTCTTCCTTTCTTAAGTTATGGTGGTTCTTCCTTACTTACAATTTTTATCCTTTTCGGAATTCTTGCCAACATTACGTGTAAAGAGAATTTGGTCGTATGA
- a CDS encoding UDP-N-acetylglucosamine--N-acetylmuramyl-(pentapeptide) pyrophosphoryl-undecaprenol N-acetylglucosamine transferase — protein MSGSILIAAGGTGGHISPGVALAEILSEKVNVFGFDSVFIHSLVRNQNNPDLLNPPCEVIWHNIPQLGGIKTILYPILFILPFIKTIFVFRRLHINAVIGMGGYSSLPAILYAILFRKPLYLCEQNCVPGKITRVFSKFAKKIAFSFPIVEEFNIPGKIIGNPIRKRVVPEHLNIRQNENLHEGKKNTINVLVLGGSQGARQLNQMILKAMENSEISTKYKFRLLTGTNLYDETKKKANDDAEIISYANDMKPNYEWANLVVARSGAGVVAECLVFGLPMILIPYPFAADNHQKANANYLEKEGAAVTIHSTSDDPTQLVKFLLSWKDHSEVLREMGHVSLALSNVNAAYQTVSYFFSETK, from the coding sequence ATGAGTGGATCGATATTGATTGCAGCGGGTGGAACAGGTGGGCATATCTCACCTGGAGTAGCACTCGCAGAGATACTAAGTGAAAAAGTTAATGTGTTTGGTTTTGATTCTGTATTCATCCATTCACTCGTGCGAAACCAAAACAATCCAGATCTTTTAAACCCTCCTTGTGAAGTGATTTGGCATAATATCCCCCAATTGGGAGGAATCAAAACGATTCTTTATCCTATTTTATTCATTTTACCATTTATCAAAACGATTTTTGTATTCAGAAGGTTACATATAAATGCAGTCATCGGAATGGGTGGTTATTCCAGTTTACCTGCAATTCTTTATGCCATTCTGTTTCGAAAACCTTTGTACCTTTGTGAACAAAATTGTGTACCAGGAAAAATCACTCGTGTCTTTTCAAAATTTGCCAAAAAAATTGCCTTTAGTTTTCCAATCGTAGAAGAATTTAATATCCCAGGAAAAATCATTGGAAATCCGATTCGAAAACGAGTTGTTCCTGAACATTTAAACATCCGTCAAAATGAAAACCTACATGAAGGCAAAAAAAACACAATCAATGTTCTCGTGTTAGGTGGATCACAAGGTGCAAGACAACTTAACCAAATGATCCTTAAGGCGATGGAAAATTCTGAAATTTCCACAAAGTATAAATTTCGTTTGTTAACAGGTACAAACCTTTATGACGAAACAAAGAAAAAAGCAAATGATGACGCAGAGATTATATCCTATGCCAATGACATGAAACCAAATTATGAATGGGCAAATTTGGTTGTCGCAAGGTCTGGTGCAGGTGTTGTTGCCGAGTGTTTGGTTTTTGGTTTGCCTATGATTTTAATCCCATATCCTTTTGCGGCGGATAACCACCAGAAGGCAAATGCAAACTATCTTGAGAAGGAAGGTGCAGCTGTCACCATTCATTCAACAAGTGATGATCCAACTCAATTGGTAAAATTTCTATTATCCTGGAAGGATCATTCTGAAGTGTTACGCGAAATGGGTCATGTTAGTTTAGCACTTTCCAATGTGAATGCTGCTTACCAAACTGTTTCGTATTTTTTTTCGGAAACTAAGTAG
- the rsmH gene encoding 16S rRNA (cytosine(1402)-N(4))-methyltransferase RsmH, whose product MLESPHIPVLPNEVISLLQLAQNPKPMWFLDGTAGEGGHSKLILKTFPEAKLILIDRDAVMLERAKKEIQKEIGSLDRVHAFQMNFSEVDRTLLEEVGCSGLDGALVDLGVSLFHFLHSGRGFTFKNEEPLDMRLEPQVGQKTAADVVNYSSVLHLKKVFWEYGEERWALKIANNIVQSRHKKKFETNTDLVKLVEASIPRKFWPKESHPATRIFQALRIEVNEELVHAEKGIRTLANCLQLGGVLSCISFHSLEDRIVKWTFRDLKATDEFEILTKKPILPTDQEIKENRASRSAKLRGLRKIEPIKESRWEK is encoded by the coding sequence GTGTTAGAATCTCCCCACATACCGGTCCTTCCGAACGAAGTCATTTCCTTATTACAACTGGCACAAAATCCAAAACCAATGTGGTTTTTGGATGGGACAGCTGGAGAGGGTGGTCATTCCAAACTGATCTTAAAAACCTTCCCTGAAGCAAAACTCATCCTCATTGACCGTGATGCCGTCATGTTAGAACGGGCAAAAAAAGAAATCCAAAAGGAAATTGGCTCTTTAGATCGGGTACACGCCTTTCAGATGAACTTTTCAGAAGTGGACAGGACCTTACTGGAAGAAGTGGGGTGTTCAGGACTTGACGGAGCTCTCGTAGATTTAGGAGTTTCACTTTTCCATTTTCTACATTCAGGGAGAGGGTTTACCTTTAAAAACGAAGAACCTTTGGATATGCGTCTCGAACCACAAGTAGGCCAAAAAACAGCTGCCGATGTTGTGAATTATAGTTCTGTTCTACATTTAAAAAAGGTATTTTGGGAATACGGAGAAGAACGTTGGGCCCTAAAAATCGCAAATAACATCGTACAGTCGAGACACAAAAAAAAATTCGAAACCAACACTGATCTTGTGAAACTCGTGGAAGCATCTATCCCTAGAAAATTTTGGCCAAAGGAATCACATCCTGCGACTCGTATTTTCCAAGCGTTACGAATTGAAGTGAACGAAGAATTAGTCCATGCAGAAAAGGGAATTCGTACACTTGCAAACTGCCTACAATTGGGGGGAGTTCTATCTTGTATTTCATTCCATTCTTTGGAAGACAGAATTGTGAAATGGACATTCCGGGACTTAAAAGCAACAGACGAATTTGAAATCCTTACCAAAAAACCGATCTTACCAACGGACCAGGAAATCAAAGAAAACAGAGCCTCGCGGTCAGCAAAATTAAGAGGTCTTCGAAAAATTGAACCGATAAAAGAAAGTAGATGGGAAAAATAA